A DNA window from Actinokineospora baliensis contains the following coding sequences:
- the add gene encoding adenosine deaminase produces the protein MRDLITLPKAHLHVHLESTARAATVAHWAARDGVPVPPGGPFPGFRAFADRNALVRGLLRSPEDFHRLAVEFCADEAAQGTRYAEVTFTAASHGERLNDLDMPLAAVVEGLREGAHANDITVRLLLDHSRRQSVARLERTVELATRYPEVVGIGLAGDEAYPLAPFAEVLRAAGEAGLHLVHHAGESAGPESVREAVEIGRAQRIGHGFQALADPSVVALLRERGVAVEICVSSNVVLGLVPTAAAHPVRALIEAGVPVTINTDIPDVTGRALADEYALWRTALGFTDEELAEVAIAAAEASFATAQVRDGLITGAVRWLG, from the coding sequence GTGCGGGACCTGATCACGTTGCCGAAAGCGCATTTGCACGTCCACCTGGAGAGCACCGCCCGGGCGGCGACGGTGGCGCACTGGGCCGCCCGCGACGGTGTCCCCGTTCCGCCGGGCGGCCCGTTCCCGGGGTTCCGCGCGTTCGCCGACCGCAACGCCCTCGTCCGCGGCCTGCTGCGGTCCCCGGAGGACTTCCACCGCCTGGCCGTGGAGTTCTGCGCCGACGAGGCGGCACAAGGCACCCGCTACGCGGAAGTCACCTTCACCGCCGCCTCCCACGGCGAACGCCTCAACGACCTCGACATGCCCTTGGCCGCGGTCGTCGAGGGCCTGCGCGAAGGCGCCCACGCCAACGACATCACCGTGCGGCTGCTACTGGACCACTCGCGACGGCAGTCGGTCGCCCGCCTGGAACGCACGGTCGAACTGGCGACCCGCTATCCCGAAGTGGTGGGAATCGGCCTGGCCGGGGACGAGGCGTACCCGCTGGCCCCCTTCGCCGAGGTCCTTCGCGCAGCAGGCGAAGCCGGACTCCACTTGGTCCACCACGCGGGCGAGTCAGCGGGCCCCGAGAGCGTGCGGGAGGCGGTGGAGATCGGCCGCGCCCAACGCATCGGCCACGGCTTCCAGGCACTCGCGGACCCGTCGGTGGTGGCCCTGCTGCGCGAACGCGGCGTGGCGGTGGAGATCTGCGTGTCGTCGAACGTGGTACTGGGCCTGGTGCCCACCGCCGCCGCACACCCGGTGCGCGCGCTGATCGAGGCGGGTGTGCCGGTCACGATCAACACCGACATCCCCGACGTGACCGGCCGCGCCTTGGCCGACGAGTACGCCCTCTGGCGCACGGCGTTGGGATTCACGGACGAGGAACTCGCCGAGGTCGCGATCGCGGCGGCGGAAGCGTCGTTCGCAACGGCACAGGTGCGGGACGGGTTGATAACGGGTGCCGTTCGGTGGCTGGGGTGA
- a CDS encoding DinB family protein, whose protein sequence is MSITGPDRTWPRTDADDELRLQWEFLTFLRATALIKATGLTPAQASATPWPTSPVMSVLGVLKHLTAVERYWITRTAGGSDAPTLWSPDDVNAEWRLRPEDTPSAVITAYRAEWAIAERAIEGLTPGDHTRRDPDRTVRWVLTHVIQETARHVGHLDILREHLDGTTGE, encoded by the coding sequence ATGTCGATCACCGGGCCGGACCGCACCTGGCCCCGCACCGACGCCGACGACGAACTCCGGCTGCAGTGGGAGTTCCTCACCTTCCTGCGCGCCACCGCGCTGATCAAGGCCACCGGCCTCACCCCGGCACAGGCCAGTGCGACCCCGTGGCCCACGTCCCCGGTGATGAGCGTGCTGGGCGTGCTCAAACACCTCACCGCCGTCGAGCGCTACTGGATCACCCGCACCGCGGGCGGCTCCGACGCCCCCACCCTCTGGTCCCCCGACGACGTCAACGCCGAATGGCGGCTGCGCCCGGAAGATACCCCTTCGGCGGTGATCACGGCTTACCGCGCCGAGTGGGCCATCGCGGAACGGGCCATCGAGGGCCTCACCCCGGGCGACCACACCCGCCGCGACCCCGACCGCACGGTTCGCTGGGTCCTCACCCACGTCATCCAGGAAACAGCCCGCCACGTGGGCCACCTCGACATCCTCCGAGAACACCTCGACGGCACCACGGGCGAATAG
- a CDS encoding SRPBCC domain-containing protein, with protein MDATLSTDGSHPRLRFERHLSHPVDKVWRAITEPEGLSAWFPAAVAVDGVELTFTFPDGSTSSGTVTTLTLNQRFTFVWEGETLDFTVTPTDAGTLLVFTHHFADRAGAASFAAGWDGCLAALVHTLDGSPLPVHDWAAAHERYAARFDLLRGTAEPDPDGTWRVHFERQLTAPAAAVAPRLAAITPLPATTSDTGLRAEHDGQTVHIDLSPGPGGARLRLTHAGLAEPDLVATLVHWHTAIHGLAADLMGTTPTPETDLGSRYRTATGGQLP; from the coding sequence ATGGACGCCACGCTGAGCACCGACGGCAGCCACCCGAGGCTGCGCTTCGAGCGGCACCTGAGCCACCCGGTCGACAAGGTGTGGCGCGCGATCACCGAGCCCGAGGGCCTGTCGGCGTGGTTCCCGGCCGCCGTGGCGGTCGACGGGGTCGAGTTGACGTTCACCTTCCCCGATGGCAGCACCAGCTCGGGCACCGTCACAACCCTCACCCTCAACCAGAGGTTCACCTTCGTCTGGGAGGGGGAAACCCTCGACTTCACGGTTACCCCCACCGACGCCGGCACCCTGCTGGTGTTCACCCACCACTTCGCCGACCGCGCCGGTGCCGCGTCCTTCGCCGCCGGGTGGGACGGCTGCCTGGCCGCCCTCGTCCACACCCTCGACGGCTCTCCGCTTCCTGTGCATGACTGGGCCGCCGCCCACGAGCGCTACGCCGCTCGGTTCGACCTGCTGCGCGGCACCGCCGAACCCGACCCCGACGGCACCTGGCGAGTCCACTTCGAACGCCAACTGACCGCCCCGGCCGCGGCCGTCGCTCCCCGGTTGGCCGCCATCACCCCGTTGCCCGCCACGACCTCGGACACCGGTCTGCGCGCCGAGCACGACGGCCAGACCGTCCACATAGACCTGTCCCCGGGCCCCGGCGGCGCGCGTCTGCGGCTGACCCACGCGGGCCTGGCCGAGCCGGACCTCGTCGCCACCCTGGTGCACTGGCACACCGCGATCCACGGCCTCGCCGCCGACCTGATGGGCACCACCCCCACCCCGGAGACCGACCTGGGATCCCGCTACCGCACCGCGACCGGCGGCCAACTCCCCTAG
- a CDS encoding winged helix DNA-binding domain-containing protein, translated as MTPVLTRRALNRALLARQFLLERVAVSPLEAVRHLVGLQAQAPNPPYIGLWSRLAGFEFADLSELVSSRRVVRVALLRSTIHLVDAGDAEPLRGLLLPVLERGFRATVGRAFDDVDHVEIAEVGARIVAEEPLTAAELGRRLAVRWPGHEPDRLAALVRTRVGLVQVPPRGLWGSSGQARHTTLGAWLGEGSSAAMSVDVLVRRYLAAFGPASPADAQVWSGLTGLREVFERQPDLVRFRDEADRVLYDLPEAPRPEADTPAPVRLVAAFDNLVLSHADRTRVIADDHRKTVVMGTGNGNVRPTVLVDGVVVGMWGTQRVKRTVVLTVTPFVKISAKDRRAVEAEARRLLAVTDPDADAVEVQYMP; from the coding sequence GTGACCCCGGTGTTGACTCGTCGTGCCCTCAACCGTGCGCTGCTGGCCCGCCAGTTCCTGCTGGAGCGGGTGGCGGTGTCGCCGTTGGAGGCGGTGCGGCACTTGGTGGGGTTGCAGGCGCAGGCGCCGAACCCGCCGTACATCGGGTTGTGGTCGCGGTTGGCGGGGTTCGAGTTCGCGGATCTGTCGGAGTTGGTGTCGTCGCGGCGGGTGGTGCGGGTGGCGTTGCTGCGGTCGACGATCCACCTGGTGGACGCGGGGGACGCGGAGCCGCTGCGGGGGTTGTTGCTGCCGGTGCTCGAGCGCGGGTTCCGGGCGACGGTGGGTCGCGCGTTCGACGACGTGGACCACGTGGAGATCGCCGAGGTGGGGGCGCGGATCGTGGCGGAGGAGCCGTTGACCGCGGCGGAGTTGGGGCGGCGGTTGGCGGTGCGGTGGCCGGGGCACGAGCCGGACCGGTTGGCGGCGTTGGTGCGGACGCGGGTGGGGTTGGTGCAGGTGCCGCCGCGGGGGTTGTGGGGGTCGTCGGGGCAGGCGCGGCACACGACGCTGGGGGCGTGGCTGGGGGAGGGTTCCTCGGCGGCGATGTCGGTGGATGTTCTGGTCCGGCGGTATCTGGCGGCGTTCGGGCCCGCGTCGCCCGCGGACGCGCAGGTGTGGTCGGGGTTGACCGGGTTGCGGGAGGTGTTCGAGCGGCAGCCGGACCTGGTGCGGTTCCGCGACGAGGCCGATCGGGTGCTCTACGACCTGCCGGAGGCGCCGCGCCCCGAGGCCGACACGCCCGCGCCGGTGCGGTTGGTGGCCGCGTTCGACAACCTGGTCCTCTCGCACGCGGACCGGACGCGGGTGATCGCCGATGACCACCGCAAGACGGTGGTGATGGGGACCGGTAACGGCAATGTGCGGCCGACGGTGCTCGTCGACGGGGTGGTGGTCGGTATGTGGGGCACGCAGCGGGTGAAGCGGACGGTGGTGCTGACGGTGACGCCGTTCGTGAAGATCTCGGCGAAGGACCGGCGGGCGGTGGAGGCGGAGGCGCGGCGGCTGCTGGCGGTCACCGACCCGGACGCCGACGCGGTCGAGGTGCAGTACATGCCTTGA
- a CDS encoding helix-turn-helix transcriptional regulator, whose product MLETSARLLRLLSLLQTRRDWSGADLADRLGVTDRTVRRDVDKLRSLGYPVHATTGTTGGYRLGAGAALPPLLLDDEEAVAVAIGLRSASGGTVTGIEETSVRALAKLEQVLPARLRNRVNALHSAMVALPGRGPTVDPDTLATIASACRDHQRLRFDYQHRDGDHSLRQVEPLRLVHTGRRWYLVGFDLDRDDWRTFRVDRLTPRTPTGPRFTPREPPADDMAAYTAYGLSNAAYRYQAVITLHMPMAQAAEHITATAGVLEPLDDTSCTLRAGSNSLDGIAIWISLIGCDFQVHSPPELVDRITGVADRLSRAAHRSTGS is encoded by the coding sequence ATGTTGGAGACCTCGGCGCGCCTGCTGCGACTGCTCTCGCTGCTGCAGACCCGCCGCGACTGGTCAGGCGCCGACCTGGCCGACCGCCTCGGCGTCACCGACCGCACCGTCCGCCGCGACGTCGACAAACTCCGCTCCCTCGGCTACCCCGTGCACGCCACCACCGGCACCACCGGCGGCTACCGACTCGGCGCCGGAGCCGCCCTCCCACCCCTGCTGCTCGACGACGAGGAAGCCGTCGCGGTCGCCATCGGCCTGCGCAGCGCCTCCGGCGGCACCGTCACCGGCATCGAGGAGACCTCCGTGCGGGCACTGGCTAAACTCGAACAGGTCCTGCCCGCCCGCCTGCGCAACCGGGTCAACGCCCTGCACTCCGCCATGGTCGCCCTCCCCGGTCGCGGCCCCACCGTCGACCCCGACACCCTCGCCACCATCGCCTCCGCCTGCCGAGACCACCAACGCCTGCGCTTCGACTACCAGCACCGCGACGGCGACCACAGCCTCCGCCAGGTCGAACCCCTGCGCCTCGTGCACACCGGCCGCCGCTGGTACCTCGTCGGCTTCGACCTCGACCGCGACGACTGGCGCACCTTCCGCGTCGACCGCCTCACCCCCCGCACCCCCACCGGCCCCCGCTTCACCCCCCGCGAACCACCCGCCGACGACATGGCCGCCTACACCGCCTACGGCCTGTCCAACGCCGCCTACCGCTACCAGGCCGTCATCACCCTGCACATGCCCATGGCCCAAGCCGCCGAACACATCACCGCCACCGCGGGCGTCCTCGAACCCCTCGACGACACCAGCTGCACCCTGCGCGCGGGCAGCAACTCCCTCGACGGCATCGCCATCTGGATCTCCCTCATCGGCTGCGACTTCCAAGTCCACTCCCCACCCGAACTCGTCGACCGCATCACCGGCGTCGCCGACCGCCTCAGCCGCGCCGCCCACCGCTCCACCGGCAGCTGA
- a CDS encoding sucrase ferredoxin: MATTPPALPATACSAVSRALDEPFAGSAATATTWLCVEQPGPWGRDALTQSHLDPGVATELTARAKGTGVRVVLIRRPGPHPDRHRPAPRQVYLAHTTPGRAFLRRDTFTDPKLLLDLDFPAVGAGDVGDFGEPVTWPVLLVCTNGRRDLCCAVAGRPIVADLATTHGEAVWECTHIGGHRFAPTGLLLPTGYTYGDLNADRARALLTSTTVRTDRCRGRSTWHPAGQAAELAVRDLTNTTHPDVLRVRDPEPDDNGHWRVGVTHVDGRGWRVTVAEHATGPDRPASCGATPGPVTAHHVIRID, translated from the coding sequence ATGGCGACCACTCCCCCGGCGCTGCCCGCCACCGCGTGCTCCGCGGTGTCCCGCGCGCTCGACGAACCCTTCGCAGGCAGCGCCGCGACCGCCACCACCTGGCTGTGCGTCGAACAACCCGGCCCCTGGGGCCGCGACGCCCTCACCCAGAGCCACCTCGACCCCGGCGTCGCCACCGAACTCACCGCCCGCGCCAAAGGCACCGGCGTCCGCGTCGTCCTCATCCGCCGCCCAGGCCCCCACCCCGACCGCCACCGCCCCGCCCCCCGCCAGGTCTACCTCGCCCACACCACCCCCGGCCGCGCCTTCCTCCGCCGCGACACCTTCACCGACCCCAAACTCCTGCTCGACCTCGACTTCCCCGCCGTGGGCGCGGGCGACGTCGGCGACTTCGGCGAACCCGTCACCTGGCCAGTCCTGCTCGTGTGCACCAACGGCCGCCGCGACCTGTGCTGCGCCGTCGCGGGCCGCCCCATCGTCGCCGACCTCGCCACCACCCACGGCGAAGCCGTCTGGGAATGCACCCACATCGGCGGCCACCGCTTCGCCCCCACCGGACTCCTGCTGCCCACCGGCTACACCTACGGCGACCTCAACGCCGACCGCGCCCGCGCACTGCTCACCAGCACTACCGTCCGCACCGACCGCTGCCGAGGCCGCTCCACCTGGCACCCCGCGGGCCAAGCCGCCGAACTCGCCGTCCGCGACCTCACCAACACCACCCACCCCGACGTCCTGCGCGTGCGCGACCCCGAACCCGACGACAACGGCCACTGGCGCGTCGGCGTCACCCACGTCGACGGCCGGGGCTGGCGCGTCACCGTCGCCGAACACGCCACCGGCCCCGACCGCCCCGCCAGCTGCGGCGCCACCCCCGGCCCCGTCACCGCCCACCACGTGATCCGGATCGACTGA
- a CDS encoding DNA glycosylase AlkZ-like family protein: protein MTPTRDQILAYRVARHGLHRDTTDPAALTVFDLGIQDAGSRSPHVALAARLPAQTQLDGFTTTWAHRGAPHLLRTTDIPALATALWPRTDADAAARLNACGTALRRAGIPGLTAYTTAATAMREVVDTEKPRGQVSTEITAKLPAPYAYACRVCAATHIWGSLFQVIGLAAGVTVHADTRPTVLRPLPDQHPIPEESTGAGPIIDAYLRLHGPATPADLASFLDTTQAQVKPAWPDGLVDLGDGRWFPETDLDDLHNPPGPDVLRLLPPLDPWLQTRDRALIVPDEAHRKQIWRMIGNPGVILDRGEITGTWRTKTSGKTLTITIDPFTKTRDLTTEAERVATARGFNNVRLTTA, encoded by the coding sequence ATGACCCCCACCCGCGACCAGATCCTCGCCTACCGCGTCGCCCGCCACGGCCTGCACCGCGACACCACCGACCCGGCCGCCCTCACCGTCTTCGACCTCGGCATCCAAGACGCGGGCAGCCGCTCACCCCACGTCGCCCTCGCAGCGCGCCTACCCGCACAAACCCAACTGGACGGGTTCACCACCACCTGGGCCCACCGCGGCGCCCCACACCTGCTCCGCACCACCGACATCCCCGCACTCGCCACCGCCCTGTGGCCCCGCACCGACGCCGACGCCGCGGCCCGCCTCAACGCCTGCGGAACCGCCCTCCGCCGCGCGGGCATCCCCGGACTCACCGCCTACACCACCGCCGCCACCGCCATGCGCGAAGTCGTCGACACCGAGAAACCCCGCGGCCAGGTCAGCACCGAGATCACCGCCAAGCTGCCAGCGCCCTACGCCTACGCCTGCCGGGTGTGCGCCGCCACCCACATCTGGGGCAGCCTCTTCCAGGTCATCGGCCTAGCCGCCGGTGTCACCGTGCACGCCGACACCCGCCCCACAGTCCTGCGGCCACTACCCGACCAGCACCCCATCCCCGAGGAATCCACCGGCGCGGGCCCGATCATCGACGCCTACCTGCGCCTGCACGGCCCCGCCACCCCCGCCGACCTCGCGAGCTTCCTCGACACCACCCAGGCCCAAGTCAAACCCGCGTGGCCCGACGGCCTGGTCGACCTCGGCGACGGCCGCTGGTTCCCCGAAACCGACCTCGACGACCTCCACAACCCCCCAGGCCCCGACGTGCTGCGCCTCCTGCCGCCACTGGACCCCTGGCTGCAAACCCGCGACCGCGCCCTCATCGTCCCCGACGAAGCCCACCGCAAACAGATCTGGCGCATGATCGGCAACCCCGGCGTCATCCTCGACCGCGGCGAGATCACCGGCACCTGGCGCACCAAGACCTCCGGCAAAACCCTCACCATCACCATCGACCCGTTCACCAAAACCCGCGACCTCACCACCGAAGCCGAACGAGTAGCCACCGCCCGAGGCTTCAACAACGTCCGCCTCACCACCGCCTGA
- a CDS encoding methyltransferase, giving the protein MDQSPQHEPTLSDDHIARVRRWHDEAYRESSARPDLTTDHLGRTFHIPAGIHPITRVSHLLGQAVLDEVRPTDRVLDMGTGCGVNAVLAAATAREVLAVDINPAAITATEANAARNGVTLTARHSDVFSTVDGRFDLIVFDPPFRWFAPRDTLEMASTDHHYRAMNSFFAHVGAHMTDTARLLIFFGTSGDLDHLHTRAAAAGLTTETLATAHHTRDNWTADYFTYRMTRHPAIE; this is encoded by the coding sequence GTGGACCAAAGCCCGCAGCACGAACCCACCCTGTCCGACGACCACATCGCCCGCGTCCGCCGCTGGCACGACGAGGCCTACCGCGAATCCAGCGCCCGCCCCGACCTCACCACCGACCACCTCGGCCGCACCTTCCACATCCCCGCAGGCATCCACCCCATCACCCGCGTGTCCCACCTGCTCGGCCAAGCCGTCCTCGACGAAGTCCGCCCCACCGACCGCGTCCTGGACATGGGCACCGGCTGCGGCGTCAACGCCGTCCTCGCCGCCGCCACCGCCCGCGAAGTCCTGGCCGTCGACATCAACCCCGCCGCCATCACCGCCACCGAAGCCAACGCCGCCCGCAACGGCGTCACCCTCACCGCCCGGCACAGCGACGTCTTCAGCACCGTCGACGGCCGCTTCGACCTGATCGTCTTCGACCCGCCGTTCCGCTGGTTCGCCCCCCGCGACACCCTCGAAATGGCCAGCACCGACCACCACTACCGCGCCATGAACAGCTTCTTCGCCCACGTCGGCGCCCACATGACCGACACAGCCCGACTGCTGATCTTCTTCGGCACCTCGGGCGACCTCGACCACCTGCACACCCGAGCCGCGGCGGCGGGCCTCACCACCGAAACCCTCGCCACCGCACACCACACCCGCGACAACTGGACCGCCGACTACTTCACCTACCGCATGACCCGTCACCCGGCCATCGAGTAG
- a CDS encoding NfeD family protein codes for MAALIWLVVGVLLIAAEVLSGDFVLVMLGVAGLAGAGAEALFGVPLVSVAVFAAASLALTTLARPVLRRRLGGAHVRDNVAALVGERAVVVARVDEHGGRVKLRGQEWSARSLDATQVLEPGTPVTVMEIAGATAVVWADQ; via the coding sequence ATGGCGGCACTGATCTGGCTCGTGGTTGGCGTGCTGCTGATCGCGGCCGAGGTCCTCTCCGGGGACTTCGTGCTGGTGATGCTCGGCGTGGCCGGGTTGGCGGGTGCGGGTGCTGAGGCGTTGTTCGGGGTGCCGCTGGTGAGCGTGGCGGTGTTCGCCGCCGCGTCGTTGGCGTTGACGACGCTGGCGCGGCCGGTGTTGCGGCGGCGGCTCGGTGGGGCGCACGTGCGGGACAACGTGGCGGCGTTGGTGGGTGAGCGCGCTGTGGTGGTGGCGCGGGTTGATGAGCACGGTGGGCGGGTGAAGCTGCGCGGCCAGGAGTGGTCGGCGCGCTCCCTGGACGCCACGCAGGTGTTGGAGCCGGGAACCCCGGTGACGGTCATGGAGATCGCCGGGGCCACCGCGGTGGTGTGGGCTGACCAGTAG
- a CDS encoding DUF3097 domain-containing protein, protein MRSQGYGDITSGRPRRQVPEVVAEDGLVVEDPASGFCGAVVRWEYGNVVLEDRNGRHRLFPLTPAGFLVDGRPVTLVRPMPAKAPVALKRSASGSTRVEGLRAKTARASRIWVEGIHDAELVELVWGHDLRVEGVVVEPLDGVDDLAARVTEFGTGPGRRLGVLVDHLVTGSKESRIVAEVRDEHVLVTGHPYVDIWQAVKPSVLGIAAWPVVPRGVAWKDGVCAALGWGDPADGWRRVRAAVSGFRDLEPPLVGAVERLIDFVTDPDSGSA, encoded by the coding sequence GTGCGCTCTCAGGGATACGGGGACATCACTTCGGGCAGGCCGCGGCGGCAGGTGCCGGAGGTGGTCGCCGAGGACGGGCTTGTCGTGGAGGACCCGGCCAGTGGGTTCTGCGGCGCGGTCGTTCGGTGGGAGTACGGCAACGTCGTGTTGGAGGACCGGAACGGGCGGCACCGGCTGTTCCCGTTGACGCCCGCTGGGTTTCTCGTGGACGGTCGGCCGGTGACGTTGGTGCGGCCCATGCCTGCCAAGGCCCCTGTCGCGCTGAAGCGGTCGGCGTCGGGGTCGACGCGGGTTGAGGGGTTGCGGGCGAAGACGGCCAGGGCGAGTCGGATCTGGGTGGAGGGGATCCACGACGCCGAGTTGGTGGAGTTGGTGTGGGGGCACGACCTGCGGGTCGAGGGTGTGGTGGTCGAACCACTCGACGGCGTGGACGACCTCGCCGCGCGGGTGACGGAGTTCGGGACCGGGCCGGGGCGGCGGTTGGGTGTGCTGGTCGACCACCTGGTGACCGGGAGCAAGGAGTCGCGGATCGTCGCCGAGGTGCGCGATGAGCACGTGCTGGTGACCGGTCATCCCTATGTGGACATTTGGCAGGCGGTGAAGCCGTCGGTGTTGGGGATCGCGGCCTGGCCGGTGGTGCCCAGGGGCGTAGCGTGGAAGGACGGCGTGTGCGCGGCGCTCGGCTGGGGTGACCCGGCGGACGGGTGGCGGCGGGTGCGCGCGGCGGTGTCGGGGTTCCGGGACCTGGAGCCGCCGCTGGTCGGCGCGGTCGAGCGGTTGATCGACTTCGTGACCGACCCGGACAGCGGTTCGGCGTGA
- a CDS encoding class I SAM-dependent methyltransferase has translation MLLNDYDDFAEAYTADNEANLINGYYARPAILNLAGEVTGRRILDVGCGSGPIFAALRDRGATVVGFDRSAKMVELARQRLGTDADLRVGDIGHPLPFPDGEFDDVIVALVLHYLEDWTAPLAELRRVLRPGGRLILSVNHPFIYKLINPDSDYFATTQWSDEFTLGEQKVVLTYWHRPLHAMTDAFTAAGFRTAVISEPHPAPGARELFPDDLADRQAFISFLFFVLEAA, from the coding sequence ATGCTGCTCAACGACTACGACGATTTCGCCGAGGCCTACACGGCCGACAACGAGGCGAACCTCATCAACGGCTACTACGCGCGGCCCGCGATCTTGAACCTCGCGGGTGAGGTCACCGGCAGGCGGATCCTCGACGTGGGCTGCGGTTCCGGCCCGATCTTCGCCGCACTACGCGACCGGGGCGCCACCGTCGTCGGCTTCGACCGCAGCGCCAAGATGGTGGAGTTGGCCCGCCAACGACTCGGCACCGACGCGGACCTCCGGGTCGGCGACATCGGGCACCCCCTGCCGTTCCCCGACGGCGAGTTCGACGACGTCATCGTCGCCCTGGTGCTGCACTACCTCGAGGACTGGACCGCGCCACTCGCCGAACTGCGGCGCGTCCTGCGCCCCGGCGGCAGGCTGATCCTGTCGGTCAACCACCCGTTCATCTACAAGCTGATCAACCCCGACTCCGACTACTTCGCGACCACCCAGTGGTCCGACGAGTTCACCCTCGGCGAGCAGAAAGTCGTGCTCACCTATTGGCACCGCCCCCTGCACGCCATGACGGACGCCTTCACCGCCGCGGGCTTCCGCACGGCCGTCATCAGCGAGCCCCACCCGGCCCCTGGCGCCCGCGAACTGTTCCCCGACGACCTCGCCGACCGCCAGGCCTTCATCTCCTTCCTGTTCTTCGTCCTCGAAGCCGCCTAA
- a CDS encoding SCO1664 family protein has protein sequence MLPTDPGVGEFLLRGSLEIEGRLVDASNATLFCGIEADGVTAQCVYKPIRGERPLWDFPDGTLAGREVAAYLVSHAAGLPLIPPTVLRDGPFGPGMAQLWVDTKEGDDLVDILPPDQVPQGWRAILHAQDRHGDPAVLAHSDALPVALLSALDIVLNNADRKGGHVLHGTDGGVYGVDHGICLHREDKLRTVLWGWSGEALPDEAVDALHTLNAALRGPLPDELSEHITRAEIAALSARVKALLAAPVYPVPDEDGRPIPWPAF, from the coding sequence GTGCTGCCCACCGACCCCGGCGTCGGCGAGTTCCTCCTGCGCGGTTCCCTGGAGATCGAGGGCAGGCTGGTCGACGCGTCCAACGCGACCCTGTTCTGCGGCATCGAGGCCGACGGCGTCACCGCGCAGTGCGTGTACAAGCCGATCCGCGGTGAACGCCCGCTCTGGGACTTCCCGGACGGGACCCTCGCGGGCCGCGAGGTGGCCGCGTACCTGGTGTCGCACGCCGCGGGCCTGCCCCTGATCCCGCCCACGGTGCTGCGCGACGGGCCGTTCGGGCCGGGGATGGCGCAGCTGTGGGTCGACACCAAGGAGGGTGACGACCTGGTCGACATCCTCCCGCCGGACCAGGTGCCCCAGGGCTGGCGGGCGATCCTGCACGCCCAGGACCGGCACGGCGATCCGGCGGTGCTGGCGCACTCGGACGCGTTACCGGTGGCGCTGCTGTCCGCGCTGGACATCGTGCTCAACAACGCCGACCGCAAGGGCGGCCACGTCCTGCACGGCACCGACGGCGGCGTGTACGGGGTCGACCACGGCATCTGCCTGCACCGGGAGGACAAGCTCCGGACGGTGCTGTGGGGCTGGTCGGGGGAGGCCCTGCCGGACGAGGCGGTCGACGCGCTGCACACGCTCAACGCCGCCCTGCGCGGCCCGCTGCCGGACGAGCTGTCCGAGCACATCACCAGGGCGGAGATCGCTGCCCTGAGCGCCCGGGTCAAGGCGCTGCTGGCGGCGCCGGTGTACCCGGTCCCCGATGAGGACGGCCGCCCCATCCCTTGGCCCGCCTTCTAG
- a CDS encoding DUF3090 domain-containing protein has protein sequence MARVIHVFRQPDRFVAGTVGQPGDRTFYLQAVESARTVSVTIEKQQVAVLAERIGSLLEEVHRRFGAEVPDGVPDTDLDSEPLQVPVEEEFRVGTMGLGWDAETRAVVIELLAATEGEVDESVVLDDTEEGPDAVRVFLSPTEARAFADRADRVVNAGRKPCPLCGEPLDPLGHVCPRQNGYRRSDED, from the coding sequence ATGGCCCGTGTCATCCACGTCTTCCGTCAGCCCGACCGCTTCGTAGCGGGTACCGTCGGGCAACCCGGCGACCGCACGTTCTACCTGCAGGCCGTCGAGAGCGCCCGCACCGTGAGCGTGACCATCGAGAAGCAGCAGGTCGCGGTGCTCGCCGAGCGCATCGGCTCGCTGCTCGAAGAGGTCCACCGCCGCTTCGGCGCCGAGGTCCCCGACGGGGTCCCCGACACCGACCTGGACTCCGAGCCGCTGCAGGTTCCGGTCGAGGAGGAGTTCCGGGTCGGCACCATGGGCCTGGGCTGGGACGCCGAGACCCGCGCGGTGGTGATCGAGCTGCTGGCCGCGACCGAGGGCGAGGTCGACGAGTCGGTGGTGCTCGACGACACCGAGGAGGGGCCGGACGCGGTGCGGGTGTTCCTCAGCCCGACCGAGGCCCGCGCCTTCGCCGACCGGGCCGACCGGGTGGTCAACGCCGGGCGCAAGCCGTGCCCGCTGTGCGGGGAGCCGCTGGACCCCCTCGGTCACGTGTGCCCCCGGCAGAACGGGTACCGCCGCAGCGACGAGGACTGA